From the Flavimarina sp. Hel_I_48 genome, one window contains:
- the dnaK gene encoding molecular chaperone DnaK, which translates to MSKIIGIDLGTTNSCVAVMEGNEPVVIPNAEGKRTTPSVIAFVEGGEIKVGDPAKRQAVTNPQKTVASIKRFMGNKFSESKGESERAAYEVVKGDNDTARVNIDGRMYTPQELSAMILQKMKKTAEDYLGQDVTRAVITVPAYFNDSQRHATKEAGEIAGLKVERIINEPTAAALAYGLDKKDTDQKIVVFDFGGGTHDVSILELGDGVFEVLATDGDTHLGGDDVDAKIIDWLADEFQKDEDMDLKKDPMALQRLKEAAEKAKIELSSSSQTEINLPYVTATASGPKHLVRTLTRSKFEQLIDDLVKRTIAPCESALKAAGLSKSDMDEIILVGGSTRIPAVQEAVEKFFGKKPSKGVNPDEVVAVGAAIQGGVLTGDVKDVLLLDVTPLSLGIETMGGVMTKLIESNTTIPTKKSQVFSTAADNQPSVEIHVLQGERPMANDNKTIGRFHLDGLPPAQRGTPQIEVTFDIDANGIIKVSATDKATNKSQDIRIEASSGLTEEEIKKMKSEAEANAETDKKAKETADKLNEADAMIFQTEKQLKEFGDKLSDDKKKPIEEALKELHMAYASKDLEKISPALDKINEAWKVASEEMYKAQADAGQAPGQPGADAGAGQPQGGNAGADASGSDVEDVDFEEVK; encoded by the coding sequence ATGAGTAAGATCATAGGAATTGATTTGGGTACTACCAACTCCTGTGTTGCCGTGATGGAAGGTAACGAACCGGTGGTAATACCAAATGCAGAAGGAAAAAGAACAACCCCGTCAGTAATTGCTTTCGTAGAAGGTGGTGAAATTAAGGTGGGAGATCCTGCAAAACGCCAGGCAGTAACAAACCCGCAGAAAACGGTTGCTTCCATCAAGCGTTTTATGGGTAACAAATTCTCTGAATCAAAAGGGGAATCTGAACGCGCTGCTTATGAAGTGGTAAAAGGTGATAACGATACTGCACGTGTAAATATTGACGGGAGAATGTACACGCCTCAGGAATTGAGTGCAATGATTCTTCAGAAAATGAAAAAAACTGCTGAAGATTATTTAGGTCAGGATGTAACCCGTGCAGTAATTACGGTACCTGCATACTTTAATGACAGTCAACGTCACGCTACAAAAGAAGCTGGTGAGATCGCTGGTCTTAAAGTAGAGCGTATAATCAATGAGCCTACCGCAGCTGCACTGGCTTATGGACTTGATAAAAAAGATACGGATCAGAAGATCGTTGTATTTGACTTTGGTGGTGGTACGCATGACGTTTCTATCCTAGAATTGGGTGATGGCGTTTTTGAAGTACTTGCTACAGATGGAGATACGCACTTGGGTGGTGATGATGTTGATGCGAAGATCATTGACTGGCTTGCAGATGAGTTCCAGAAAGATGAGGACATGGATTTGAAAAAAGATCCTATGGCACTTCAGCGTCTTAAAGAAGCTGCGGAAAAAGCTAAAATTGAGCTTTCTTCTTCTTCACAGACTGAAATCAACTTACCTTATGTTACGGCAACCGCTAGTGGACCAAAACACTTGGTGCGCACATTGACCCGTTCTAAGTTTGAGCAATTGATTGATGATTTAGTAAAACGAACTATCGCTCCTTGTGAGTCTGCACTTAAAGCTGCCGGACTTTCAAAAAGTGATATGGACGAGATCATTCTTGTAGGTGGTTCTACCCGTATTCCTGCAGTACAGGAAGCTGTGGAGAAATTCTTCGGTAAAAAACCAAGCAAAGGTGTGAATCCTGATGAGGTTGTTGCCGTAGGTGCAGCGATACAAGGTGGTGTATTGACAGGAGATGTGAAAGATGTTTTACTTCTTGATGTAACCCCACTTTCTTTAGGTATTGAAACTATGGGCGGTGTTATGACCAAATTGATTGAGTCTAATACAACCATACCTACTAAAAAATCACAGGTATTCTCAACAGCGGCAGACAATCAGCCAAGTGTAGAGATTCACGTATTGCAGGGTGAACGCCCCATGGCAAACGATAACAAGACTATAGGTCGTTTTCACCTGGATGGTCTTCCACCAGCACAGCGCGGTACGCCACAAATTGAAGTAACTTTTGATATTGATGCCAATGGTATCATCAAAGTTTCTGCAACAGATAAGGCAACCAATAAGTCTCAGGATATTCGTATTGAAGCTTCTTCAGGATTGACCGAAGAAGAAATCAAAAAAATGAAGTCTGAGGCGGAAGCAAATGCTGAAACAGACAAGAAAGCGAAGGAAACTGCTGATAAGCTAAATGAAGCTGATGCAATGATTTTCCAGACGGAAAAGCAGCTTAAAGAATTTGGTGATAAATTATCTGACGATAAGAAAAAACCAATTGAAGAAGCATTAAAAGAACTTCATATGGCGTACGCTTCTAAGGATCTTGAGAAAATCTCTCCTGCACTTGATAAAATCAACGAAGCCTGGAAAGTCGCTTCTGAAGAAATGTACAAAGCACAGGCCGATGCAGGTCAGGCTCCAGGGCAACCCGGTGCTGATGCAGGCGCAGGTCAACCACAAGGCGGCAACGCTGGTGCTGATGCCTCTGGCAGCGATGTAGAAGATGTAGACTTCGAAGAAGTTAAATAA